A window of Proteus columbae contains these coding sequences:
- a CDS encoding lysozyme, which yields MNLKQKVTAVASAGAVSIALTVIGYFEGVRYEPYRDVAGILTVCYGHTGNDIIQGKTYTQQECDELLQKDFIRTQQQVDILVKVPVDDKTKASLYSFAFNVGTTAFARSTLLKKLNAGDQNGACEEMKRWVYAGGKVWRGLVSRREAESALCNGSL from the coding sequence ATGAACCTAAAACAAAAAGTGACTGCTGTTGCGAGTGCTGGCGCTGTAAGTATTGCACTAACAGTGATTGGTTATTTTGAGGGCGTGCGTTATGAACCTTACCGCGATGTTGCTGGAATTCTGACGGTTTGTTATGGCCATACTGGAAACGACATTATTCAAGGAAAGACCTATACACAACAAGAGTGTGACGAATTACTACAGAAAGACTTTATCAGAACGCAACAGCAAGTTGATATCCTGGTTAAAGTGCCGGTCGATGATAAAACAAAAGCTTCTCTATATTCCTTTGCTTTTAATGTGGGTACCACGGCTTTTGCACGCTCTACATTGCTTAAGAAATTAAATGCTGGTGATCAGAATGGCGCTTGTGAAGAAATGAAACGCTGGGTTTATGCTGGTGGAAAGGTGTGGCGAGGGTTGGTCAGTCGTAGAGAGGCGGAGTCAGCATTATGCAATGGAAGTCTTTAA
- a CDS encoding transcriptional regulator codes for MTPCIKNKIINLASQSEIARRLNTKPQTVHLWFKNGVPAPKVLSLCECLNWQVTPHEIAPEIYPNQFDGLPKSSSVLQVSN; via the coding sequence ATGACACCTTGTATAAAAAACAAAATTATCAATCTAGCGAGCCAATCAGAGATTGCTCGACGATTAAATACGAAGCCTCAAACAGTGCATTTATGGTTCAAAAATGGTGTTCCTGCTCCAAAGGTTTTAAGCCTATGTGAATGCTTAAATTGGCAAGTGACACCTCATGAGATTGCGCCAGAAATTTATCCAAATCAGTTTGATGGGCTTCCTAAATCATCATCAGTATTACAGGTATCAAATTAA
- a CDS encoding Ref family recombination enhancement nuclease, with protein sequence MIKSKTKEERQWLSDVAELGCICCRNMGLGASRAEIHHVRTGQGMAQRASHTEVLPLCPPHHRACYETGFHASPKSWQEIHGSEIELLEQTKQEVMELRACRV encoded by the coding sequence ATGATCAAATCAAAGACCAAAGAAGAAAGACAGTGGCTATCAGATGTAGCGGAACTGGGTTGTATTTGTTGCCGCAATATGGGGCTTGGGGCAAGTAGAGCGGAAATACACCATGTTAGAACAGGGCAGGGAATGGCACAGCGAGCTAGTCATACAGAGGTTTTACCGCTATGCCCACCTCATCATAGAGCATGTTATGAAACCGGTTTTCATGCTTCACCTAAATCATGGCAAGAAATTCATGGTAGTGAGATTGAGTTATTAGAACAGACTAAGCAAGAAGTAATGGAGTTACGAGCATGTCGAGTATAA
- a CDS encoding toxin YdaT family protein — protein MNFDINIIRAEIEDWAVEQGQEHVAIEISRAYLRLVVNQEHGRLYAIEDQTGKADWKAINNNRQQIFRWLRGDSRASQRKIAELMPAIEMALPASRLARVRGDTKNYLATVAIQRFADAMTEILLEGRDMSHQINNVVRALNEISRPTSVH, from the coding sequence ATGAATTTTGATATCAACATTATCAGAGCTGAAATTGAAGATTGGGCGGTAGAACAAGGGCAAGAACATGTTGCCATTGAGATTAGTCGAGCTTACTTACGATTAGTGGTTAATCAAGAACATGGTCGATTATATGCCATTGAGGATCAAACGGGTAAGGCCGACTGGAAAGCAATCAATAATAACCGGCAACAGATATTTCGCTGGTTAAGAGGTGATTCTCGCGCATCTCAAAGAAAGATTGCGGAGTTAATGCCAGCGATAGAAATGGCACTACCGGCTTCGAGGTTAGCTCGAGTACGTGGAGATACGAAAAACTATTTAGCAACCGTGGCTATTCAGCGTTTTGCTGATGCTATGACTGAAATCTTATTAGAAGGTCGTGACATGTCACACCAAATAAACAATGTAGTACGTGCATTAAATGAGATATCACGCCCGACCAGCGTGCATTAA
- a CDS encoding antiterminator Q family protein encodes MSSIKSISDGLRLDDVQVAWIQPWLSKFGAWVYSGRIEKRQSSIIAEFMATVEKRDYPEREMCNDDDGMLIAKVVDKIYHIDRIAFTLLLLRYAFGSSDRAIARYYHHIVKPRQMIRRNRTVEYRKPSMSTCRREIEDIISSAEYLIYPYLKDAFKKREKEWKSKNNSKNVLTSLSQ; translated from the coding sequence ATGTCGAGTATAAAGAGTATATCTGATGGGTTAAGGCTTGATGATGTTCAGGTCGCATGGATTCAGCCGTGGTTGTCAAAATTTGGAGCATGGGTATATTCAGGGAGAATAGAAAAAAGGCAAAGTAGCATTATTGCTGAATTTATGGCGACAGTAGAAAAGCGTGATTACCCTGAGCGAGAAATGTGTAATGACGACGATGGTATGTTGATCGCTAAAGTGGTCGATAAAATTTATCACATAGACAGAATAGCGTTTACGCTCTTATTACTGCGTTATGCCTTTGGTAGCTCAGATCGCGCTATTGCTCGTTATTATCACCATATCGTGAAACCGCGCCAAATGATTAGACGCAATAGAACGGTAGAATATAGAAAACCTTCTATGTCTACATGCAGAAGAGAAATTGAGGACATAATTAGTTCAGCAGAATATTTAATTTACCCATATTTAAAAGATGCATTTAAAAAACGAGAAAAAGAGTGGAAAAGTAAAAATAATAGTAAGAACGTGTTGACTTCTTTGAGCCAATGA
- a CDS encoding replicative DNA helicase has product MTNDYFTPPYNLEAEQAVLGGLMISTDEDKRQHVISLVKSGSFYSRPHSRIFTEIVKLIKSDYPTDVITVSDSLTRSGDLEKVGGFAYIAELCRLPSVANIVNYARIVRDKAIQRYAINNLNTCVEMLMANDGLDINNKLSNVQQVVSSIVEHAKTGKSKGLRPALDVVGDWLDDVDRRFSDPKNAVGFTLGIESLDELMAPKQALRGSLIVVGARPKMGKTAFYNRVATHFALNHQLPTLLFSLEMTDRGIIERMISQEGDVSADIFYTGTHDDMEMARALARAKEIAESNMYIDSTPGIDLNHIIAECRKVKRAKGQIGLIAIDYLTLIKAGQAERRDIAYGDITTGLKNLAKEMDCVVLLLTQLNRKLEDRADKRPTPADSRDTGQIEQDCDVWIGLYRDAVYNDNADKSLMEILLRLNRDGNTGTAYAQLVSSYIKNISKGEAERLSFKGNDNRKSYARKGQQATEAF; this is encoded by the coding sequence ATGACAAATGATTATTTCACCCCTCCATACAATCTTGAAGCAGAGCAGGCTGTACTAGGTGGCTTGATGATCAGCACTGACGAAGATAAGCGTCAACATGTGATATCACTAGTTAAATCAGGATCATTTTATTCAAGACCTCACAGTCGAATTTTTACAGAGATTGTTAAGTTAATAAAATCTGACTACCCAACAGATGTTATTACAGTTAGTGATTCTTTAACTCGTAGTGGTGATTTAGAAAAAGTTGGGGGATTTGCCTACATAGCGGAACTTTGTAGATTACCCTCAGTTGCTAACATTGTGAACTACGCTCGGATTGTACGAGACAAGGCGATACAGCGTTATGCTATCAACAACCTGAATACCTGCGTTGAAATGCTAATGGCGAATGATGGTCTTGATATCAACAATAAACTATCAAATGTTCAGCAGGTTGTATCAAGCATTGTAGAACATGCGAAAACAGGAAAAAGCAAAGGTTTAAGGCCTGCTCTAGATGTTGTTGGAGATTGGCTTGATGATGTTGATAGGCGCTTTAGTGATCCTAAAAATGCGGTGGGTTTTACTTTGGGTATAGAGTCACTGGATGAGTTAATGGCTCCTAAGCAGGCATTAAGAGGATCATTAATTGTTGTTGGTGCAAGACCCAAAATGGGTAAAACCGCATTTTATAATCGTGTTGCAACTCACTTTGCATTAAACCACCAGTTACCCACATTGCTTTTCAGCCTTGAAATGACAGACCGTGGGATCATTGAACGAATGATCTCTCAAGAAGGCGATGTATCTGCAGATATTTTTTATACAGGTACACATGATGATATGGAAATGGCTAGGGCATTAGCCAGAGCAAAAGAGATTGCAGAATCGAATATGTATATCGATAGCACTCCTGGTATTGATCTTAACCATATCATCGCTGAATGTCGCAAGGTTAAACGAGCTAAAGGGCAAATAGGCTTAATAGCGATTGATTACCTGACTCTTATCAAAGCTGGGCAGGCTGAACGTCGTGATATTGCATATGGTGATATTACTACGGGGTTAAAAAATCTAGCAAAAGAAATGGATTGCGTTGTCCTGTTATTAACCCAACTTAACCGTAAATTGGAAGATAGGGCAGATAAACGACCAACACCCGCTGATAGCCGTGATACAGGGCAAATTGAGCAAGATTGTGATGTATGGATTGGTTTATATCGTGATGCTGTTTACAACGATAATGCTGATAAATCGCTAATGGAAATTCTTCTCAGATTAAATCGTGATGGAAATACTGGTACCGCTTATGCTCAGTTGGTGAGTTCTTATATTAAAAATATTAGTAAGGGGGAGGCGGAAAGGTTGTCATTTAAAGGAAATGACAATAGAAAAAGCTATGCACGAAAAGGACAACAAGCTACAGAAGCATTTTAG
- a CDS encoding palmdelphin, whose product MTIKDSLTHESLVRDNHLILPDDGLDHTQCHIDRLHASARARIKAPYQPKVKPQKLTR is encoded by the coding sequence ATGACAATTAAAGACTCTCTTACTCACGAATCTCTCGTTCGTGATAATCACCTCATATTACCCGACGATGGGTTAGACCATACACAGTGTCATATTGATCGCCTCCATGCATCAGCAAGAGCGAGAATAAAAGCACCTTATCAACCTAAGGTTAAGCCACAAAAATTGACGAGGTAA
- a CDS encoding siphovirus Gp157 family protein, with amino-acid sequence MTNTTAIALATNYEKLQQLVETGEFSPEDIADTLEGIEGELGDKLDAIMHHVRNIEGQAKTLDEESKRLSDRKKSFENQAKNLKKYALNCLLASGLDKLKTTKNTFTARAGVVRVIIDNEALLPDELVDVQTITAPDKKSIKEAIENGLEIPGAHLEVGERSLMVR; translated from the coding sequence ATGACCAATACTACTGCTATCGCACTGGCGACCAATTACGAAAAATTACAACAACTCGTTGAAACAGGAGAATTCTCTCCTGAAGATATCGCAGATACGTTGGAAGGTATCGAGGGCGAGTTAGGTGATAAATTGGATGCAATTATGCACCACGTTCGCAATATCGAAGGTCAAGCTAAAACACTGGATGAGGAATCTAAACGTTTATCTGATCGTAAAAAATCATTCGAAAACCAAGCTAAAAACCTAAAGAAATATGCTCTTAACTGCTTATTGGCTTCAGGATTAGATAAATTAAAAACAACAAAAAATACATTCACAGCTAGAGCTGGTGTTGTTCGAGTCATTATCGACAATGAAGCTTTGTTGCCAGATGAGTTGGTTGATGTTCAAACCATCACCGCGCCAGATAAAAAAAGCATTAAAGAAGCTATTGAAAATGGCCTTGAAATTCCCGGAGCACATCTTGAAGTTGGTGAACGTTCATTAATGGTTCGTTAA
- a CDS encoding DUF1367 family protein, whose translation MAQHSFIKMPNDTLVPANPVTRDFLHSKIKCGDVLSANFKKARNPRFHRKYFALLNLGYEYWEPVGGTISPEEKELVRGYITFLSCYTDNADALLSASDIYLEEVAQNRAQNISATKSFDAFRYWVVEQAGYYDTFEMPDGSLRRVAKSISFANMDDLAFSELYKATLDVLWNFILRQQFPTQKAVENTVSQLLSFT comes from the coding sequence ATGGCACAGCATAGCTTTATCAAAATGCCTAACGATACTCTTGTACCGGCTAACCCTGTTACGAGAGATTTTCTGCATTCAAAAATCAAGTGTGGTGATGTGCTTTCAGCTAATTTTAAGAAAGCTCGTAACCCTCGATTTCATCGTAAATACTTCGCATTACTCAACTTAGGCTATGAATATTGGGAACCAGTTGGCGGTACCATTTCACCAGAAGAAAAAGAGCTCGTGCGTGGTTATATCACATTCCTTTCATGTTACACGGATAATGCTGACGCGCTCTTATCAGCATCCGATATCTATCTAGAAGAAGTCGCACAAAATCGTGCACAAAATATCTCAGCAACAAAATCATTTGATGCTTTTCGCTATTGGGTTGTAGAACAAGCCGGTTATTACGATACGTTTGAAATGCCTGACGGTAGTTTACGTCGTGTCGCTAAATCAATCAGCTTTGCAAATATGGATGACTTAGCATTTAGCGAACTCTACAAAGCCACACTCGATGTGCTTTGGAATTTTATCCTTCGTCAGCAATTCCCCACTCAAAAAGCTGTAGAAAATACAGTATCTCAATTATTAAGTTTCACATAG
- a CDS encoding replication protein, which produces MRASDLLLDFGRPVAYFPGLVKRLGSVNAVIFFSQIFYWQDKADSKLGVYKTSEEIESETGLSYREQLTARKHLVSRGILVETNKRLEHKIYYLIDCEKLDYVMSQPIENAPNAQSATGESHNSDFAEQQNERPRQDKTDGGDETNPQFDPTEITTYITTDITDGTSGEPDDKKSSSKIKLNYENIINSYHDILSDMPAIKVMTDERKRKLRNFWIKFKFNQERWENYLSYIASNCRWMMKDRDNGRGGTWRRKNLDYLITERCYVAVKEERANDK; this is translated from the coding sequence GTGAGAGCATCTGATTTGTTATTAGACTTTGGACGTCCAGTTGCTTATTTCCCTGGGTTAGTAAAACGTTTGGGCAGTGTAAATGCAGTAATATTTTTTAGCCAAATATTTTATTGGCAGGATAAAGCTGACTCTAAATTAGGTGTTTATAAAACATCAGAAGAAATTGAATCTGAGACGGGTTTAAGCTACCGAGAACAGCTTACGGCTAGAAAGCATTTAGTTAGCAGAGGTATTCTGGTTGAGACTAATAAACGCTTAGAGCATAAGATTTATTATCTAATTGACTGTGAAAAATTAGATTATGTCATGTCACAACCTATTGAAAATGCCCCAAATGCGCAAAGCGCAACTGGGGAAAGTCACAATAGTGATTTCGCGGAACAACAAAATGAACGACCGCGACAAGACAAAACTGACGGTGGCGATGAAACAAATCCGCAGTTCGATCCTACAGAGATTACTACATATATTACTACAGATATTACTGATGGTACGTCAGGAGAACCTGACGACAAAAAATCGTCATCAAAAATTAAATTGAATTATGAAAATATTATTAATTCATATCACGATATTTTGTCTGATATGCCAGCTATTAAAGTGATGACTGATGAGCGTAAACGGAAGCTAAGAAATTTCTGGATAAAATTTAAATTCAATCAAGAGCGCTGGGAAAATTATTTATCGTATATTGCCAGTAATTGTCGATGGATGATGAAGGATCGAGATAATGGGCGAGGGGGTACATGGCGACGTAAAAATTTAGATTATTTAATTACGGAACGTTGTTATGTTGCGGTCAAGGAGGAACGTGCTAATGACAAATGA
- a CDS encoding S24 family peptidase, with protein sequence MKKNPNEVSATRISQILTERNWSQSELARRLGVSPQSVQFWVSGKTAPRGNNLTALSSISGYPEHWFFMSDVSTEVMNKPVVRKSDSYLVELLDIEASAGPGIINKNEFIETIRAIEYTSDEALRLFGNRPSANIKMITVVGDSMQNTIEPGDQVFIDVHIDYFDGDGIYVFIFGQTLHIKRLQMIKNKLTVISDNPNYRDWDIGKEDEDQFFIFGKVLLSQSRTYKRYA encoded by the coding sequence ATGAAAAAGAATCCGAATGAAGTATCAGCTACACGTATTAGCCAAATACTAACCGAGCGAAACTGGTCTCAATCAGAATTAGCTCGTAGGCTCGGTGTTAGCCCTCAATCAGTGCAATTTTGGGTGAGCGGTAAAACAGCACCCAGGGGTAATAATTTAACAGCATTGTCTAGTATCTCAGGATATCCAGAACATTGGTTTTTTATGAGTGATGTTTCAACTGAAGTAATGAATAAGCCAGTTGTCCGTAAGAGTGATTCTTATCTTGTTGAACTACTTGATATAGAAGCAAGCGCAGGCCCTGGCATTATTAATAAAAATGAATTTATTGAAACAATTAGAGCTATTGAATATACATCTGATGAAGCACTCCGTTTATTTGGCAACAGACCTAGTGCTAATATAAAAATGATCACTGTGGTTGGTGATAGTATGCAAAATACTATTGAACCAGGAGACCAAGTTTTCATAGATGTTCACATAGATTATTTTGATGGTGATGGCATTTACGTTTTCATTTTTGGTCAAACATTGCACATTAAAAGACTTCAAATGATAAAGAATAAATTAACCGTTATCTCTGATAATCCCAATTACCGAGATTGGGATATTGGTAAAGAAGATGAAGACCAATTCTTCATTTTTGGTAAAGTCCTCCTCAGTCAATCTAGAACATACAAGCGTTACGCTTAA